The DNA segment AACCGTCGCGTCCGTTCCGTAGGCGAACTCCTGCAAAACCAAGTCCGCGTTGGCTTAAACCGTCTAGAACGGATTATCCGCGAACGGATGACCGTTTCCGACGCCGAACATCTCACCCCCACCTCCCTGGTTAACCCCAAACCCTTAGTAGCAGCCATTAAGGAATTCTTTGGTTCATCGCAACTGTCCCAGTTCATGGATCAAACCAACCCCTTAGCGGAATTAACCCACAAACGCCGCCTCTCAGCCCTAGGACCGGGCGGTCTCACGCGGGAACGGGCCGGGTTTGCCGTCCGCGACATTCACCCCTCCCACTACGGGCGGATTTGTCCGATTGAAACCCCTGAAGGACCTAACGCCGGGTTAATTGGTTCCTTGGCAACTCATGCCCGCGTTAACCAGTATGGGTTTATCGAAACCCCATTTTATCCGGTGGAAACGGGTCGCGTTCTGCGCGATCGCCTTCCCGCCTACATGACCGCAGACGAAGAAGACGACCTGCGCGTTGCCCCTGGCGACATCCCCACCGACGAAGCGGGGAAAATCTTGGGCGACATCATCCCCGTTCGCTACCGTCAGGAATTCACCACTACCAGCCCCGACCAAGTGGACTATGTGGCAGTTTCCCCGGTACAAATTATCTCCGTTGCCACCTCCTTGATCCCCTTCCTGGAGCATGACGACGCTAACCGGGCGCTGATGGGTTCTAACATGCAACGTCAAGCCGTTCCCCTGCTCAAGCCCGAACGCCCCCTCGTGGGAACCGGACTAGAGGCCCAAGCAGCCAGAGACTCCGGGATGGTGATTATCTCTAAATACGACGGCGAAGTCACCTACGTGGATGCGACGCAAATTCGCGTCAGAACGGCACGCAAAGACGACGAAACCCCCTCAGCCGCCCCGGAAGAAATCGCTTATGAAGTCCAGAAGTATCAGCGCTCAAACCAAGATACCTGCTTGAACCAACGCCCCATTGTTCGCGTTGGCGACAAAGTGAAATCGGGTCAAGTGCTGGCGGATGGTTCGGCGACTGAAGGCGGAGAACTCGCCCTCGGCCAAAACATCCTGGTCGCCTATATGCCTTGGGAAGGCTACAACTACGAAGACGCGATTTTGATTTCCGAACGGTTGGTGTATGACGATATCTACACCTCCATTCACATCGAGAAGTACGAAATCGAAGCGCGTCAAACCAAACTCGGCCCTGAAGAAATTACCCGCGAAATTCCCAACGTCGGGGAAGACGCCTTGCGACAACTCGATGAAGATGGCATTATCCGCATCGGGGCTTGGGTAGAAGCGGGCGACATCTTGGTGGGGAAAGTCACCCCTAAAGGTGAATCGGATCAGCCCCCAGAAGAAAAACTCCTGCGAGCCATCTTCGGGGAAAAAGCCAGAGACGTGCGCGATAACAGCTTGCGCGTTCCCAACGGCGAAAAAGGTCGCGTTGTTGACGTGCGGGTGTTTACTCGCGAACAAGGCGACGAACTGCCCCCCGGTGCCAACATGGTCGTCCGCGTCTATGTGGCTCAGAAGCGGAAAATCCAAGTTGGGGATAAAATGGCGGGTCGCCACGGTAATAAGGGGATTATCTCTCGGATTCTGCCGATTGAAGATATGCCTTACTTACCCGATGGCAGACCTGTGGATATCGTCCTCAACCCCCTGGGCGTCCCTTCGCGGATGAACGTCGGTCAAGTCTTTGAATGTCTCTTGGGCTGGGCGGGCGAAAATCTGGAAAAACGCTTTAAGGTGGTGCCGTTTGATGAAATGCACGGCGACCAAATGTCCCGCGAAACCGTGCATGGCAAGCTTCAAGAGGCTGCTGATGAAACGGGTTATGACTGGTTATTTAACTCCGATCATCCCGGTAAAACCCAAGTGTTTGACGGCCGCACGGGGGAACCCTTCGATCGACCCGTAACCGTGGGTAAAGCTTATATGCTGAAACTGGTTCACTTGGTTGACGATAAGATTCACGCCCGTTCCACTGGTCCTTACTCGCTGGTTACGCAGCAACCCTTGGGCGGTAAAGCCCAACAAGGCGGACAGCGCTTTGGAGAAATGGAAGTTTGGGCCCTAGAAGCGTTTGGGGCAGCTTATACCCTGCAAGAGTTATTGACGGTGAAATCCGACGATATGCAAGGACGCAACGAAGCCTTAAATGCCATTGTTAAAGGGAAGGCGATTCCCCGTCCGGGAACGCCCGAATCCTTTAAGGTGTTGATGCGCGAATTGCAGTCGCTGTGTCTGGATATTGCCGTTCATAAGGTGGAAACGCGGGAAGATGGTACCGCCGGAGATGTGGAAGTCGATTTGATGGCTGACGTGAACTCTCGGCGATCGCCAAACCGTCCCACCTACGAATCCATTACCCCAGAAGAGTTAGGCGTCGAAGACGAAGACTAAGCGCATGACAACCTCAAGGGGGATAATAACTCCCCCTTGCCTCTACCCGTTTGCTCATTGACGACCGCCCGCGCCTAAGTCTCCTTTCCTTTGAGTCAGAGCGTTCCCCAACAGCAAGAGTGAATTGAGAATTTCCATGAGAAATCAGCTAGAACAGCGTTTCGACTATGTAAAAATTGGTATTGCCTCTCCGGAGCGAATTCGGCAGTGGGGAGAAAGAACCCTTCCCAACGGTACGGTTGTGGGAGAAGTGACTAAACCGGAAACCATTAACTACCGGACTTTAAAGCCGGAAATGGACGGTTTATTTTGCGAACGCATCTTTGGCCCGGCGAAAGATTGGGAATGCCATTGCGGCAAGTATAAGCGGGTCAGACACCGAGGAATTGTCTGCGAACGCTGCGGCGTTGAAGTCACTGAATCGCGGGTGCGGCGTCACCGCATGGGCTATATTAAGCTGGCCGCACCTGTCACCCATGTTTGGTACCTCAAAGGCATTCCAAGTTATATGTCGATTCTGCTAGATATGCCCCTGCGGGATGTCGAGCAAATCGTATACTTTAACGCCTATGTGGTCTTGAATCCGGGCAATGTCTCGGATCTAAGCTACAAGCAACTGCTCAACGAAGACCAATGGATGGAAATTGAGGATCAGCTTTATAGCGAAGATTCTCAAATGGAAGGGGTCGAAGTTGGCATTGGTGCTGAAGCGTTAGAACGCCTGCTGGCCGATATTAATTTAGAGGAAGAAGCAGAAAAGCTACGCGAAGAAATCGGCACGGCAAAAGGACAGAAACGCGCCAAGTTGATCAAACGCTTGCGCGTAATCGACAACTTTGTGGCCACAGGTGCGAAACCGGAATGGATGGTGCTGAATGTTCTGCCCGTCATTCCCCCCGACTTGCGCCCAATGGTACAGCTTGATGGCGGTCGGTTTGCCACTAGCGACTTAAATGACCTCTACCGTCGCGTTATTAACCGGAATAATCGTCTGGCCCGACTTCAGGAAATTCTCGCCCCCGAAATTATCGTCCGCAACGAAAAGCGGATGCTGCAAGAAGCCGTTGATGCTTTGATTGATAACGGTCGTCGGGGCCGAACTGTGGTGGGGGCAAACAACCGCCCGCTGAAGTCGCTCTCCGATATTATCGAAGGGAAGCAAGGTCGTTTCCGGCAAAACCTGCTCGGAAAACGGGTAGACTACTCCGGTCGTTCAGTAATTGTCGTGGGGCCAAAGCTGAAAATTCATCAGTGCGGTTTGCCTCGCGAAATGGCGATTGAACTGTTTCAGCCGTTTGTGATTCATCGCTTAATCCGTCAAGGATTGGTCAATAATATCAAGGCCGCCAAGAAGTTAATTCAACGGGGCGATTCGAGCGTCTGGGATGTTCTAGAAGAGGTCATTGAAGGACACCCCGTGATGCTGAACCGCGCGCCGACGCTTCACCGTTTGGGGATTCAAGCGTTTGAACCCATTCTGGTAGAAGGCCGTGCGATTCAATTGCATCCCCTAGTTTGTCCGGCATTTAACGCGGACTTCGACGGCGACCAAATGGCGGTTCACGTTCCCTTATCGCTAGAAGCCCAGGCCGAAGCGAGATTGCTGATGTTGGCCTCGAATAATATTCTGTCTCCGGCAACCGGGCGACCGATTGTTATGCCAAGCCAAGATATGGTTTTGGGCTGTTATTACTTGACCGCAGAAAACCAGAAGGCAGAAAGAGGGATTAATCGCTATTTTGCCTCGCTAGATGATGCGATCGTGGCTTACGAACAGCAACAAGTGGATTTACACGCCTATATCTGGGTGCGCTTTGATGGTCAGGTTGAATCGGATGAGGCGGATTTGAACCCTTTACAAACCGAAGAGTTAGGCGATGGGACGGTGACAAAAATCTATAAATACCGTCGCCGTCGCGAAGATGCAGAGGGAAATTTAATTTCTCAGTATATTCGGACAACGCCTGGACGGATTATTTTCAACAAGACGATTCAAGACGCCCTTGCCTAACCGGGCAAGCGATGGGTAAGGCAACCGACCGATTAATTTAGGGGGTTGCCTCCAGAATCGCTCTTTTCTGCAACCGGATGGCGATTCGACCAGAGCGATCCTTTCAGGAATCGAGCTGAACAACTCGTCGTCGCTCATCCTTGAATCGTCAAGCAGCCCCAAGCGCAGCAGGCTGCAAGGGTACCTATAGATCGAGCGCGCTTCCCAAGAGTGCCAATTGACAACGGATTACAGACAAATGACAGATAAACTGATTTTTCGGAATCGGGTCGTTGATAAAGGTCAACTGAAGAAGCTAATCGCCTGGGCTTTTACCCATTATGGAACGGCACGGACTGCCCAAATGGCAGACGACCTCAAAGAGTTGGGTTTCCACTATGCAACGAGAGCCGGCGTTTCGATTAGCGTTGATGACTTGCAGGTGCCGCCGTCTAAACGGCAGTTGCTAGAAGCGGCTGAAGCTCAAATTCGGACAACAGAAGCGCGGTATACGCGAGGCGAAATTACTGAGGTTGAGCGGTTCCAACGGGTTATTGATACTTGGAATAGTACCAGCGAAGCGCTCAAAGATGAAGTGGTGCGCTATTTCCGGGCAACCGATCCGCTGAACTCTGTGTACATGATGGCATTTTCTGGGGCGCGAGGCAATATTTCCCAGGTGCGGCAGTTGGTGGGGATGCGCGGCTTGATGGCTGACCCTCAAGGGGAAATTATTGACTTACCGATTAAGACGAATTTCCGGGAAGGGCTAACCGTTACGGAGTATATTATTTCTTCTTACGGGGCCCGCAAGGGGTTGGTCGATACGGCGCTGAGAACGGCGGATTCGGGTTACTTGACGCGGCGTTTGGTGGATGTTTCCCAGGATGTGATTATTCGGGAAATTGACTGCGGGACAACGCGCGGAATTCCGGTACAGCCGATGCGCGATGGCGATCGCGTTTTGATTCCCCTCAAAGACCGCCTGTTAGGTCGCGTTTTAGCTGAAGATGCCATCGATCCGCGCACGGGCGAAGTTTTGAGCGCTGAGATTGATGGAGTGACAGTCGTTGCCAGACGCAATCAAGATATTTGCGATGAGTTGGCGATCGCGATTGGTCAAGCGGGGATTGAGCAAGTGATGGTGCGATCGCCCCTGACTTGCGAAGCCGCGCGTTCGGTCTGCCAGCACTGCTATGGCTGGAGTTTGGCTCACGCCAAGATGGTTGATTTAGGCGAAGCCGTCGGCATTATCGCCGCTCAATCGATTGGCGAACCCGGTACCCAGCTCACCATGCGGACGTTCCACACGGGAGGCGTTTTCGCCGGGGCCGCGCGGCAAATCCTCGCCCCCTGTAATGGCACCATTCGCTTTGAAAAACTGAAAACTCGCAAAGTCCGCAACGTGCGCGGCGAGGAAGAATTATTTGTCGATTCGGCAGGGGCCAAGCTGATCTTGATGGTGAGCGAATCCTCTGGAACCGCTACCACTAAAGGCGCAAGCGATCCCGCCGACGGCAAACTCTCCACCGTGAACCGCCACGAAATTCCCATCCCAATGGGGGCAACCCTGCTCGTCAAAGATGGTAGCGAAGTCACCGCCGGTCAATTGCTCGTCAACGTGCCGTCCTCTAGCCGGAACGTACAGCGGAGTACCGAAAAAGCGACGAAAGACGTGGCCACAGACTTGGCTGGAGAAGTCCAATTTGCGGATATTCTGCCAGAAGAAAAACGCGATCGCCAAGGCAACACCACCCGGATTGCACGCGGCGGCGGCTTGATCTGGATTCTCTCTGGGGAAGTCTACAACCTGCCCCCAGGAGCCGAACCCGTCGTTAAAAACGGCTCAAAAGTAGAAACCAACTCCGTTATAGCTGAGACCAACATCCGTACCGAACACGGTGGGATTGTCCGTCTGTTAGGAGAACCCGAACCCGGTAAGAGCGGCCGCGAAATCGAAATTATCACCGCTAGCGTTCTGCTCGATCAAGCCCGCGTTGAAGTTAGCTCCACCCAAGGCAAAGAGCAATACATTATTGTCTCCTCTGACAATCAGCGCTTCTCCTTAAAAGCCACTCCCGGCACCAAAGTCACCAACAACCAAGTGGTGGCGGAACTGATTGACGATACCTACCGCACCAGCACGGGCGGCATCATCAAATATGCCGGAGTAGAAGCCAAACGCGGCAAAGCCAAACAGGGTTATGAAGTTACCCAAGGCGGTACCCTGCTGTGGATTCCCGAAGAAAGCCACGAAGTTAACAAGGACATCTCCTTGTTGATGGTAGAAGACGGGCAATTTGTCGAAGCCGGAACCGAAGTGGTGAAAGACATCTTCTGCCAAAGCAGCGGCGTTGTTGAAGTAACCCAGAAAAACGATATTCTTCGGGAAATCGTGATCAAACCGGGCGACCTGCACATGATCGAACCGGGCGATCAAAACATTCCCAAGGAAGAAAGCATCATTCATCCAGGTGAAGAAGTCCTCAGCGGCATTACCTTCAACGAACTGCGCTACGTGGAATCGGTCGAAACCCCAGAAGGCCCGGCCATCCTCTTCCGACCCGTCACGGAGTTCCACGTTCCCGACGAACCGAGCGTTCCTTCTCAAGAATCGTCTCAAGACAACGGCGGTTTAATTCGCCTGCGATCCGTTCAGCGCCTCTCTTATAAAGATGGCGAGCGCGTCAAATCCGTAGAAGGGTTAGAACTCCTACGGACGCAACTGGTTCTAGAACTCGATAAAACGGCTTTAAACGAAACCGGAGAAGGAGAGACAGAACGGGCGGTTCCAGCAACCACCAAAGAGTCTCGCTCCTCCATCGACTTAGCCGCAGACATTGAACTGATTCCCGATCCAGACGATCCGGACAGCCGTCGCTTGCAGTTGGTGATTTTAGAATCGCTGATTATTCGTCGCGATGTCGCTGCTGACCCCACCCAAGGCAGCACCAACACCCGCCTGCTGGTCAGCGATGGCGAACAAATCGATCCGGGTGCTGTGGTTGCTCGTACCGAAATCCTGTGTAAGGAAGCGGGCGAAGTGCGCGGGATTAAAGAAGGGGGCGAAGCCGTTCGTCGGGTTCTGATCGTTCGCAGCGCCGATTTGATTACCATTGACACCCAAGGCAACAAACCGACGGCCAACAAGGGCGACCTATTAGTCGCTGGCTTAAATGAAGTGGCACCAGGCGTTAGCCTATCGGAATCCGGTCTAGTGGTGAAGGTTGAAGACAACCAAGTGACGCTGCGGATTGCACGTCCTTACCGCGTGTCGCCTGGAGCCATCCTACATATTGATGATGGCGACTTGGTACAGCGGGGCGATAACCTGGTGTTGCTGGTGTTTGAACGGGCGAAAACCGGGGACATCATCCAAGGTTTGCCTCGGATTGAAGAACTGCTAGAAGCTCGCAAACCCAAGGAAGCTTGCGTTTTGGCAGAGCGTCCGGGGGTTGCTCAAGTCATCTACAGCGAAGACGAAAGCGTCTCGGTGAAGGTGATGGAAGAAGACGGGACGCTGACCGATTATCCGCTAACACCGGGACAAAATGCGATCTTGCTCGATGGGTCGCAAGTGGCGGCGGCACAACCGCTATCGGATGGCCCAGCAAACCCGCACCAAATTCTGGAAGTCTTCTTCCGCCTGCATCACTCAATGGGCCAAAGCGACCATGAGGCAGCCTTAGCCGGGTTGCAACAGGTGCAAACCTTCTTGGTTAACGAGGTGCAATCGGTTTATCAATCGCAAGGGATTGATATTTCCGATAAACACATTGAGGTGATTGTCCGCCAGATGACTTCTAAGGCGCGGGTGGATGATGGGGGCGATACCACGATGCTTCCGGGCGAACTAGTGGAACTCTACCAGGTTCAGCAGGTGAATGAAGCAATGGCGATTACTGGAGGTGCGCCTGCCAGTTACGAACCCGTGCTGTTAGGGATTACGAAGGCGTCCTTGAATACGGATAGCTTTATCTCGGCGGCGAGTTTCCAAGAAACAACGCGGGTACTGACGGAAGCGGCAATTGAAGGTAAGTCGGATTGGTTGCGCGGTCTGAAGGAAAACGTGATCATCGGACGCTTGATTCCTGCGGGAACGGGCTTCAATGCTTACGAAGAACCGGCTCCAACGCTGGATGATATGGGTGGGGATTATCCCGGCTTTAATGAGTATGAGGACGATCTCAAGGATGTAGTGCTTGACGATCGCACCGCTCGTTCCTATCGTCTAGATGGCGGTTTCGATAACTTCGCACGCGGCCCGGTTAATGAGGGTGAATCCTTTGGTCGCGGTCGTCGGGGCGATTCGTTCTTGGATGATGATGACCTGATGATTGATGATGGTGTCGATGAGGATGATTTAGAATAATCGTCTTCAAACTAGAAAAGTCCCCAGAAGATAAAATTCTGGGGCTTTTCTCAAAACAAAGCGTACCTCTTCTTATCGAATGGGTACGCTTTTTTATAAACCCAAAATCGAGTTTATAGCTGTACTCAGTAAGGTTAGGACAGACTGAACTGTTCAAAACCATGAGACTCACTCGGTTTTAACTCAGCACTCAGCACTCAGCACTCAGCACTTTGCTATAACAGGTCGATAGGTGGGTTGAGGAATCGGTTTACCTTGCGATCGCGCTGTTTCTAGCCATATCTGTTTGGCGATTTCTAATTCTTGGAGAGCTTGAATAGGGGTTTCACCAAAGGCAGAACAAAATCGCAAATCGGGGATATCGGCGATGTATCCTTCATCATCTTCGCTGTAGAAAATATTGATGTGGTAATCCTTCATACATCTTCCTCTAAACCTAAGTTGTTGATTTCGACCAAGGTTAAAAATTGCCGGACTTGATAGGATTTAGCGTTACCTTTAACGCTCTGAATGTTAACCCGTTCAGGAATGTCTGGATGAGTAAAAATATGGTGACTGCCATTGACACGGGCTAGGGTAAAGCCAAATGCTTCGACTAAAGCTCACCATATCTTTGAAGCTAACATTTTTGGGATTGTTCAGAACTTGCTGTAACAGTTTTTGCTTTTTACTCATCCGCCTTTGCCAAACGAACGGTTAGGCGATACTGGCGAGGAATTCAACTAACTGCTGAATTTGGCTGGTAGTATTCATTTCCGTAACGCAGATGAGGAGATCGCGATCGCGATCCTTCTCCCAACGCGATAAAGGAACGCCTGGGTAAATTCCCTGCGCCACCCCTCGGTTAACCACTTCTTGAGCCGAGATGGGACATTGAATCACAAACTCATGGAAAAAGGGCGCGTTATAGAGGAGTTTATAACCCGGAAGTTTAGCAATTTCGCTTTGGGCTTGATGGGCGAGTTGGACGCTGCTAGTGGCAATTTGGCGCAAACCATCAGGGCCTAAAAGCGCCATGTAGACTGAAGCAGCAGCAGCCATTAAAGACTGGTTGGTACAGACATTGCTCGTCGCTTTTTCTCGGCGAATGTGTTGTTCGCGCGTTTGTAGGGTTAGCGTATACACCTGTTGTCCCCGCGCATCTTGAGTAATACTCACTAGGCGTCCTGGTACTTGGCGAATAAACTCAGATTTAGTCGCTAAAATCCCTAAATGGGGACCCCCAAAGGAGGGAGGCGTTCCCAAACAATGGGCTTCACCTGCAACAATATCCGCGCCCCCGTCTCCAGGCGTTTTCAACAGCGCATAGGCGGTTGGATCGGTGACGACGACAATTAATAAAGCCCCGGCTTCGTGAACGATGGGCGCGATCGCTCCTAGATCCTCAATAATGCCGTAGAAGTTGGGACATTGCACCACAACAGCCGCACATTCTGAGGTGAGTTGAGCCTTGAGAACCTCCAGATCGAGTTTTCCAGAAGTTTCTAGGGGAAGCGGGGCGGTTGTCACTTCCAAGCCTTTGAGATAAGTGTCCAGCAACTCCTGATATTCTGGGTGCAGGCTGCCCGCAATTAACAGGTGCGATCGCTTTTTCTGCAAGCGCAAGGCCATCAACACTGCCTCCGCCGTGGCACTCGCGCCATCATATAGCGACGCATTCGCCACAGGTAGCCCCGTTAACCGTGCAATTCCAGTTTGAAACTCAAAAATGGTCTGAAGCGTTCCTTGTGCTGCTTCTGGCTGATAAGGCGTGTAACTGGTGAGGAATTCGCCCCGACTCACCAGCGCCCAAACTGCGGCAGGAATAAAGTGACGATAGCAACCTGCTCCTAAAAAGGCGCTAGCGCTATCCAAATGGCGATTGCGATCGGCTAGAGTTTGTAGCAGTTGGCGCACTTCTAACTCAGATTTGCCCTCTGGTAGGTCAAACTCAACCTCTTGCAACCCTTGGGGGATAACTTTCAATAAATCGCCAATCGATTCAACGCCAATTTCTTGAAGAAGTTGCTGGCGACTTTCAGCAGTATGCGGACTATAGCGGGCCACAGATGAAACTCCTGCGATTGCAACTAATTAATATTTTGTAATATTTTTCAGGTTGTGGGGGTTGCGCTTCTGCCTAGACGAGCCACAAAAGACGCGAGTGCTTGAGCTATTCCCCTTCTACCAAAGCGCGATAATCAGCCGCCGCCATCGCCTCATCAAGTTCATCGGGATCGGTGATTCGCAGTTTTAGCAACCAGCCTTCCCCATAAGGATCGTCCGCCAACTGTTCTGGATCTTCAACCAAAGCATCATTGCGTTCTACAACCGTTCCAGAAATCGGCGCATACATATCTTCAACCGCCTTCACAGACTCAATACTGCCAAAGCTTGTCCCTTTTTCCAGCGCGTCGCCGACTTCGGGCAATTCCAGAAACACAATATCGCCCAATTGATCCACCGCAAACGCACTAATGCCAATGGTGGCAATTTCGCCATCGAGTCGGACATACTCGTGGCTATCTAAATACTTAAGGTCATCAGGATATTCAAGACCCATTATTTTTCCTCAGACTGACAATCGGCGAACTTAAACAGCCATTAAGTGTACAACCAACCTAAAGCAATTGGTTGGAGTGTTGAGTTTTATTGGGTATTCGCTTTATAGAAGGGTTTTTTGACCACTTCGGCGGAATGAACTTTACCCCGAATTTCAACACCTAACTGCTGTCCCACTTTAGCGAGGTGAGTTGGCACATAGGCTAAAGCAATGGGATAGCCTAGCGTCGGCGAGAGAGTCCCGCTCGTGACTTCGCCTACCATATTGCCATCTAACATCACCGGATAGCCGTGACGGGCAATATAACGCCCCTGCATTTGTAACCCGACTAGGCGGGTAGGAATTCCCTCGGCTTTTTGCTGTTCTAAAATCGGGCGTCCCATAAAGTCGCCTTTGCTGTCTAGATGCACCAGCCACCCTAAGCCAGCTTCTAAGGGAGTTACGTTCTGTTCGATATCCTGTCCGTATAAAGCCATTGCGGCTTCTAGACGCAGGGTATCTCTTGCCCCTAAACCACAAGGGGTAACGCCAGCATCGCTGAGTTTTTGCCACAGTTCAATGGCGGCTGCGGGTGGAAGCATGACCTCAAATCCATCTTCGCCCGTGTAACCCGTGCGGGCAATAAAGGCGGGTTGACCAAAGACGGTACTTTCTAGATGCTCGAAGCGCTTGAGGGAAGATAAGTTAGCTTCAACATCGGGTTGAAAATAGCGTTCGGCTTGGGGTCCTTGAATGGCAATTAAGGCTTGTTCTTTGGAAACATCCTCAAGCACAATTAAATCGGGATTGAGGTTTGCCACTAGCCATGCCTTATCGCGAACGCGGGTGGCTGCATTCACAATCATCGTTCCCCGCTGTTCGCCCGTGTTGGGGTCTTGCCCTTGATGGTAGTAGATGATGTCGTCTAGGATGCCGCCTTCGGGGTTGAGTAAAACGGTATATTGCGCTTGTCCGGGTTGCAGGCGGCTTAAATCTGAGGGAACCAGCGTTTGCAGTTGTTCAACGACTTGGGCACCTGTAAAGCGGAACTTGCCCATGTGGGAAATATCAAACATCCCCGCCTGGGTGCGTACCGCTTCGTGTTCTTTGGTGATGCCGCTAAATTGCACGGGCATTTCCCAACCCGCAAATTCGGTCATCCGGGCTTTTTGCGCGAGACAAAGTTGATAGAGGGGGGTTTGAGAAATGGGGGGGGAGTCGATATGCTCAGGCAACTGAGTCACGATGATTGATCCTCACAATTCGATGTATATCTCAAAATCCCATTGCTTCGGCAACCGATGCCAAGGTTGGCTCGATTCCGGGTTTAAATTGATTATTGCTGTGTTTAATGGCGGTGTCGGGGTCTTTAAGACCGTTTCCGGTGAGGACGCACACGACGGTTGCGCCTGTGGGAACTTGGTCTTTGACTTTGAGCAAACCGGCTACTGAGGCAGCGCTAGCAGGTTCGCAGAAGACGCCTTCACTGGCCGCGAGGAGGCGATAGGCGTCGAGGATTTCATCGTCGGTGACGGCGTTAAATTGCCCAAGGCTGGCTTGTTGGGCTGCGATCGCTTTCTCCCAACTCGCCGGGTTGCCGATCCGAATGGCGGTGGCGAGGGTTTCGGGGTGAGCCACGGGTTGACCCAAAACAATCGGCGCAGCACCTGCCGCTTGAAATCCCATCATCTTCGGGAGCTTAGAACATTTCTGTTCTTGATGATACTGACAGAATCCCATCCAGTAAGCGGTGATATTGCCCGCATTGCCTACGGGGATACACAACCAGTCTGGAGCATCGCCTAGGGCGTCTACAACCTCAAATGCGGCGGTTTTTTGACCTTCGAGACGGTAGGGGTTAACGGAGTTGACGAGGGCGATGGGATAGTTATCCGAGAGTTCGCGGACAATTTCTAAGGCTTGGTCAAAATTGCCTTTAATGGCTAACACTTCCGCGCCGTAGAGGAGGGCTTGGGCGAGTTTGCCGAGGGCGACGTAACCATCGGGAATCAGCACAAAAGCTTTCATTCCGCCCCGTTTGGCATAGGCGGCGGCGGCGGCTGAAGTGTTCCCCGTGCTGGCACAGATAACGGCATTGGCTCCGGCTTCCTTGGCTTTGGTGACAGCCATCGTCATGCCTCGGTCTTTAAAGCTGCCTGTGGGGTTGAGTCCGTCGTATTTAACGTAGACTTTAACTTGGCGACCGATGCGATCGCTAATCGCAGGGGCTGGAATTAACGGAGTATTGCCTTCAAGTAACGTCACAACCGGGGTGGCTTCAGTGACAGGCAAATAGGGGCGATAGGCTTCAATTAGACCGGGCCAAATGGGTCGCATTGCGGAAGCTTGAGCAGTATGGGCGTTATCTGACAGCGTAAAAGTCACTTCAGGTCTATTACAAACAAAGTCTTTGAATCAACAATAGTTTAGCGCTATTGCTGGAGCGTGCGATCGCGTTTTCCTAAAA comes from the Desertifilum tharense IPPAS B-1220 genome and includes:
- a CDS encoding DNA-directed RNA polymerase subunit beta'; this translates as MTDKLIFRNRVVDKGQLKKLIAWAFTHYGTARTAQMADDLKELGFHYATRAGVSISVDDLQVPPSKRQLLEAAEAQIRTTEARYTRGEITEVERFQRVIDTWNSTSEALKDEVVRYFRATDPLNSVYMMAFSGARGNISQVRQLVGMRGLMADPQGEIIDLPIKTNFREGLTVTEYIISSYGARKGLVDTALRTADSGYLTRRLVDVSQDVIIREIDCGTTRGIPVQPMRDGDRVLIPLKDRLLGRVLAEDAIDPRTGEVLSAEIDGVTVVARRNQDICDELAIAIGQAGIEQVMVRSPLTCEAARSVCQHCYGWSLAHAKMVDLGEAVGIIAAQSIGEPGTQLTMRTFHTGGVFAGAARQILAPCNGTIRFEKLKTRKVRNVRGEEELFVDSAGAKLILMVSESSGTATTKGASDPADGKLSTVNRHEIPIPMGATLLVKDGSEVTAGQLLVNVPSSSRNVQRSTEKATKDVATDLAGEVQFADILPEEKRDRQGNTTRIARGGGLIWILSGEVYNLPPGAEPVVKNGSKVETNSVIAETNIRTEHGGIVRLLGEPEPGKSGREIEIITASVLLDQARVEVSSTQGKEQYIIVSSDNQRFSLKATPGTKVTNNQVVAELIDDTYRTSTGGIIKYAGVEAKRGKAKQGYEVTQGGTLLWIPEESHEVNKDISLLMVEDGQFVEAGTEVVKDIFCQSSGVVEVTQKNDILREIVIKPGDLHMIEPGDQNIPKEESIIHPGEEVLSGITFNELRYVESVETPEGPAILFRPVTEFHVPDEPSVPSQESSQDNGGLIRLRSVQRLSYKDGERVKSVEGLELLRTQLVLELDKTALNETGEGETERAVPATTKESRSSIDLAADIELIPDPDDPDSRRLQLVILESLIIRRDVAADPTQGSTNTRLLVSDGEQIDPGAVVARTEILCKEAGEVRGIKEGGEAVRRVLIVRSADLITIDTQGNKPTANKGDLLVAGLNEVAPGVSLSESGLVVKVEDNQVTLRIARPYRVSPGAILHIDDGDLVQRGDNLVLLVFERAKTGDIIQGLPRIEELLEARKPKEACVLAERPGVAQVIYSEDESVSVKVMEEDGTLTDYPLTPGQNAILLDGSQVAAAQPLSDGPANPHQILEVFFRLHHSMGQSDHEAALAGLQQVQTFLVNEVQSVYQSQGIDISDKHIEVIVRQMTSKARVDDGGDTTMLPGELVELYQVQQVNEAMAITGGAPASYEPVLLGITKASLNTDSFISAASFQETTRVLTEAAIEGKSDWLRGLKENVIIGRLIPAGTGFNAYEEPAPTLDDMGGDYPGFNEYEDDLKDVVLDDRTARSYRLDGGFDNFARGPVNEGESFGRGRRGDSFLDDDDLMIDDGVDEDDLE
- a CDS encoding type II toxin-antitoxin system HicB family antitoxin, which translates into the protein MKDYHINIFYSEDDEGYIADIPDLRFCSAFGETPIQALQELEIAKQIWLETARSQGKPIPQPTYRPVIAKC
- the gcvPA gene encoding aminomethyl-transferring glycine dehydrogenase subunit GcvPA, with product MARYSPHTAESRQQLLQEIGVESIGDLLKVIPQGLQEVEFDLPEGKSELEVRQLLQTLADRNRHLDSASAFLGAGCYRHFIPAAVWALVSRGEFLTSYTPYQPEAAQGTLQTIFEFQTGIARLTGLPVANASLYDGASATAEAVLMALRLQKKRSHLLIAGSLHPEYQELLDTYLKGLEVTTAPLPLETSGKLDLEVLKAQLTSECAAVVVQCPNFYGIIEDLGAIAPIVHEAGALLIVVVTDPTAYALLKTPGDGGADIVAGEAHCLGTPPSFGGPHLGILATKSEFIRQVPGRLVSITQDARGQQVYTLTLQTREQHIRREKATSNVCTNQSLMAAAASVYMALLGPDGLRQIATSSVQLAHQAQSEIAKLPGYKLLYNAPFFHEFVIQCPISAQEVVNRGVAQGIYPGVPLSRWEKDRDRDLLICVTEMNTTSQIQQLVEFLASIA
- the gcvH gene encoding glycine cleavage system protein GcvH, whose protein sequence is MGLEYPDDLKYLDSHEYVRLDGEIATIGISAFAVDQLGDIVFLELPEVGDALEKGTSFGSIESVKAVEDMYAPISGTVVERNDALVEDPEQLADDPYGEGWLLKLRITDPDELDEAMAAADYRALVEGE